The following DNA comes from Thermoanaerobacterium sp. PSU-2.
AGCATGTCTCGTAACATGGCAGGATATATTTACAGCCACAGGTAGCATTGCTATATGGGTAGGATATTTTTCGATGTTTACTGCCAAAGCTGTTATCCTTCCTCCTAATCCTTGCGGTCCTATGCCAAGTCCGTTTATTTTTAATAAAAGTTCTTCTTCTAATGCCCTCACATCACTGTCACTGCTTCTTTGATCGATAGGCCTTAAAAGGGCTTTTTTAGCCAACAATGGTGCATACTCAAAATTGCCACCTATTCCAACGCCTACTACAAGCGGTGGACACGCATTGGGACCTGACGCTTCAACTGTATCAATTATAAACTTCTTTACCCCTTCAATGCCATCAGAAGGCTTCATCATCTTTAGTGCACTCATATTTTCACTTCCGGCTCCTTTGGGCGCAACTGTGATTTTCAGCTTGTCGCCATCTACAATATCATAATGCACAATCGGCGGTGTATTGTCATTTGTATTGATACGTACAAACGGATCCATCACAATTGATTTCCTTAAATACCCATTAAGATACCCCTCTTTAACACCGTTTTGTATAGCATCTTTTAATGTACCATCCACAATATGAACATCTTGTCCTACCTCAACGAAAATCACAGCTATGCCTGTGTCTTGACATATTGGCATTTCTTTTGCCTTGGCTATCTCAGCATTTTCAATTATACTAGTCAATATTTCTATTCCTGTTTCGCTAACTTCCTCGCGAATTTTCTCCTTCAGTGTATTTAACACATCGTCTGGCAAATTGTAATTAGCTTTAATGCACAAAAGCTCTACAGCCTTTTTTACATCATCTGCTTTTATTTCTCTCATAAGCACACCTCATTACTAAATAAAAAAGCTATACAATGTCATTAAAATAATAATACTACAACATTAGATTTTGCAAAAGGGTTTTACACATATATCATTTTTACTGTCATACCACCATGCCCACTTCCAGTCACTATTACAACTTTTCCATTAAAGTCTTTCCTGCAAATAATCCTTTCATTATATTCCAAAAATCTATTCAAACAGCCTTTCTATAAAAATATATTTCTCCGTTTTCTATTGAATAATCGATAAGTTTTTTATCTCTTAAATAGCTCAAAAATGCGGAAACCGATGAAAAATAAATATAATACTGGGTAAAATTTAATGGCAGATCATTTAATATTACTAAGTTTTGCAGCAATCCTTCCCTTGTATGAGGTTGTTCCAATAATTCCAGTATAATTTCAATATTATCTTCTATATTTGAAATATTTTTTTCTATCAGTGCATCAAGCTCATCCTTGTTAAGCACTCTATCTATGTGACTTATTACAAAATAGTCTGCATCAACCTCTTTTAACTTTTTTAAGGTTTCTACGCTTTTTTCTATATTAAACAAATATGGAAGTGAATATTTTTTTATTGTATCCTCACTAAATACGCTATCTCCCAAAAAACATACTCTATCGGGTGTAATGACACCGATTTGATCTATTGAATGCCCCACCAAAGATATTATATCAAATTTTTCATCGCCAATTTTTGAGATACCATAATCAAGGACAAAATCAACAGAAAATGTTTTATTAGTCGTATCAAGATCTCTTATTGGGCATGAAGAAAATAGTACCATATCTCTTAACTCTGGATTTTCTATATATAATCGCTCCTTATTTGATGTATAGATTTCGCATCCAGGGTACTGAGTCTTAAAGTACATATTACCGCCGCAGTGGTCCATGTGATTGTGAGTATTTATAATATATTTGGGATGTAAACCACCTTCTGCTAATACATTGTCGATCTTTCTTGCTTGCCCATTGTTTATACCGGTATCTACTAATAGACAATTTTTGTTTTTATAGGAATAAACACCTATATTTGTAGGATTATCGATGTAGTACGTATTTCTATTTATCTTATTTAAATTCATGCGATTACCCCCAAAAATCACATCATTACATGATAATTTTACACCTTTTATCAAGCCAGTTCAAAGGAAAAGCCCCATGATACCCATCATGAGGCTTTTAGACTACTTTTATATCTCTTTTTCTAAATTCTTCTTTTATCTCTTCTATTTTTGATGTGTCAGGAGGATTTATTCCCTTCAAACTATATGGTATCCCAAGTGCCTCATATTTATACACACCCATTTTGTGGTACGGAAG
Coding sequences within:
- a CDS encoding MBL fold metallo-hydrolase — encoded protein: MNLNKINRNTYYIDNPTNIGVYSYKNKNCLLVDTGINNGQARKIDNVLAEGGLHPKYIINTHNHMDHCGGNMYFKTQYPGCEIYTSNKERLYIENPELRDMVLFSSCPIRDLDTTNKTFSVDFVLDYGISKIGDEKFDIISLVGHSIDQIGVITPDRVCFLGDSVFSEDTIKKYSLPYLFNIEKSVETLKKLKEVDADYFVISHIDRVLNKDELDALIEKNISNIEDNIEIILELLEQPHTREGLLQNLVILNDLPLNFTQYYIYFSSVSAFLSYLRDKKLIDYSIENGEIYFYRKAV
- a CDS encoding fumarate hydratase, producing the protein MREIKADDVKKAVELLCIKANYNLPDDVLNTLKEKIREEVSETGIEILTSIIENAEIAKAKEMPICQDTGIAVIFVEVGQDVHIVDGTLKDAIQNGVKEGYLNGYLRKSIVMDPFVRINTNDNTPPIVHYDIVDGDKLKITVAPKGAGSENMSALKMMKPSDGIEGVKKFIIDTVEASGPNACPPLVVGVGIGGNFEYAPLLAKKALLRPIDQRSSDSDVRALEEELLLKINGLGIGPQGLGGRITALAVNIEKYPTHIAMLPVAVNISCHVTRHATAIL